One window from the genome of Oryza glaberrima chromosome 3, OglaRS2, whole genome shotgun sequence encodes:
- the LOC127768655 gene encoding uncharacterized protein LOC127768655: LQLVQVVNNSDQDYSHLPELDLSVMLNQGTLHQSQDQLLINHTSPVRYHRCLWSRGLRTMVETSTDLEGTLDQVSGIFSLWVDRAKWTVQGIPTRPRGNNYRKGSYSAVEDPIVAAGNTAVFVRNQIPFAALRP; this comes from the exons TTGCAATTAG TGCAGGTGGTAAACAATTCAGATCAAGATTACAGTCACCTTCCAGAATTAGATCTCAGTGTCATGCTCAATCAGGGTACTCTTCACCAATCACAAGACCAACTCCTCATCAATCATACAAGCCCTGTAAG GTATCATCGATGTTTATGGTCGCGAGGACTGAGGACTATGGTAGAGACTTCCACCGATCTTGAAGGCACTCTGGACCAAGTGTCAGGAATATTCTCTTTGTGGGTTGATAGGGCGAAATGGACCGTTCAAGGTATCCCTACTCGTCCAAG GGGGAACAACTATAGGAAAGGATCCTACAGT GCTGTCGAGGATCCAATTGTTGCTGCTGGGAACACTGCTGTGTTCGTAAGAAATCAGATTCCTTTTGCAGCGTTGAGACCCTGA
- the LOC127767665 gene encoding 24-methylenesterol C-methyltransferase 2: MEAATMAWTAAAVGMALVYWFVWVMGAAEVKGKRAVDLKMGSITNDKVKDKYTQYWSFFRRPKETATTEASAEKVPAFVDTFYNLVTDIYEWGWGQSFHFSPSLPGRSHREATRVHEERVADLLQAKPGHRLLDVGCGVGGPMRAIAAHSGSNVVGITINEYQVNRARAHNRKAGLDSRCEVVCGNFLSMPFSDASFDGAYSIEATCHAPRLQDVYGEVFRVLKPGGLYVSYEWVTTSLYRADNPEHVEAIHGIERGDALPGLRRQDEIASIAKEVGFEVLKELDLALPPALPWWTRLKMGRIAYWRNSLVVRVLTMLRIAPKGVCEVHEMLYETAQHLTRGGETGIFTPMHMVLLRKPVESK; this comes from the coding sequence atggaggcggcgacgatggcgtggacggcggcggcggtggggatggcGCTGGTGTACTGGTTCGTGTGGGTGATGGGAGCGGCGGAGGTGAAGGGGAAGCGGGCGGTGGATCTCAAGATGGGATCCATCACGAACGACAAGGTGAAGGACAAGTACACGCAGTACTGGTCGTTCTTCCGCCGCCCCAAGGAGACGGCGACCACCGAGGCCTCCGCCGAGAAGGTGCCGGCCTTCGTCGACACCTTCTACAACCTCGTCACCGACATCTACGAGTGGGGTTGGGGTCAGTCGTTCCActtctccccttccctccccggCCGCTCCCACCGCGAGGCCACGCGCGTCCACGAGGAGCgcgtcgccgacctcctccaggCCAAGCCGGGACACCGCCTCCTCGACGTcggctgcggcgtcggcgggcccatgcgcgccatcgccgcccactCCGGCTCCAACGTCGTTGGCATCACCATCAACGAGTACCAGGTGAACCGCGCCCGCGCGCACAACCGCAAGGCCGGCCTCGACTCCCGCTGCGAGGTCGTCTGCGGTAACTTCCTCTCCATGCCGTTCTCCGACGCCTCCTTCGACGGCGCCTACTCCATCGAGGCCACCTGCCACGCGCCCAGGCTGCAGGACGTCTACGGCGAGGTCTTCCGCGTGCTCAAGCCGGGCGGCCTCTACGTCTCCTACGAGTGGGTCACCACCTCCCTCTACCGCGCCGACAACCCGGAGCACGTCGAGGCCATCCACGGCATCGAGCGCGGCGACGCGCTCCCGGGTCTCCGCCGCCAGGACGAGATCGCGTCCATCGCCAAGGAGGTCGGATTCGAGGTGCTCAAGGAGCTCGACCTCGCCCTCCCGCCCGCTCTCCCATGGTGGACTCGCCTCAAGATGGGGCGCATCGCATACTGGCGCAACTCCCTCGTCGTCCGCGTGCTCACCATGCTCCGGATTGCACCCAAGGGCGTCTGCGAGGTGCACGAGATGCTCTACGAGACCGCGCAGCACCTCACCCGCGGCGGCGAGACCGGCATCTTCACGCCGATGCACATGGTGCTCCTCCGCAAGCCCGTCGAGAGCAAATAG
- the LOC127767664 gene encoding probable inorganic phosphate transporter 1-7 yields MAGDQMHVLSALDSAKTQWYHFTAIVIAGMGFFTDAYDLFCISLVTKLIGRVYYTADGASKPGSLPPNVSAAVNGVAFVGTLTGQLFFGWLGDRVGRKSVYGMTLLLMIICSVASGLSFGDTPTSVMATLCFFRFWLGFGIGGDYPLSATIMSEYANKRTRGAFIAAVFAMQGFGILAGGAVAIGITAIFRSRFPAPPFAADPAASTPPQADYVWRLILMFGALPAALTFYWRMRMPETARYTAIVAKNAERAAADMSKVLQVKITAEQAEMASPVDKPFTSKPFGLFSGEFARRHGFHLLGTTSTWLLLDIAYYSQNLFQKDIFSAIGWIPEAKTMSALDELYHIARAQTLIALCGTVPGYWFTVALIDVVGRFKIQAAGFFMMTAFMLALAVPYDHWTAAGNQIGFVVLYALTFFFSNFGPNATTFIVPAEIYPARLRATCHGISAASGKVGAIVGSFGFLYLAQSPDPAKAAAHGYPPGIGVRNSLFALAGCSLLGFLLTFLVPEPKGKSLEEMSRENEVGQP; encoded by the coding sequence ATGGCGGGCGATCAGATGCACGTGCTCTCCGCGCTGGACAGCGCCAAGACGCAGTGGTACCACTTCACCGCCATCGTCATCGCCGGCATGGGCTTCTTCACCGACGCCTACGACCTCTTCTGCATCTCCCTCGTCACCAAGCTCATCGGCCGCGTCTACTACACCGCCGACGGCGCGTCCAAGCCGGGCAGCCTGCCGCCCAACGTCTCGGCGGCCGTGAACGGCGTCGCCTTCGTCGGCACGCTCACGGGGCAGCTCTTCTTCGGGTGGCTCGGCGACAGGGTCGGCCGGAAGAGCGTCTACGGCATGACGCTGCTCTTGATGATCATTTGCTCCGTCGCGTCGGGGCTGTCGTTCGGGGACACGCCGACGAGCGTCATGGCCACGCTCTGCTTCTTCCGCTTCTGGCTCGGCttcggcatcggcggcgactACCCGCTCAGCGCCACCATCATGTCGGAGTACGCGAACAAGCGGACGCGCGGGGCGTtcatcgccgccgtgttcgCGATGCAGGGGTTCGggatcctcgccggcggcgcggtggcgatcGGGATCACCGCGATCTTCAGGAGCCGGttccccgcgccgccgttcgccgccgacCCGGCGGCGTCCACCCCGCCCCAAGCCGACTACGTGTGGCGGCTCATCCTCATGTTCGGCGCGCTTCCCGCGGCGCTCACCTTCTACTGGCGGATGAGGATGCCGGAGACGGCGCGGTacaccgccatcgtcgccaaGAACGCGGAGCGCGCCGCGGCCGACATGTCCAAGGTGCTCCAGGTGAAGATCACGGCGGAGCAGGCGGAGATGGCCTCGCCGGTGGACAAGCCCTTCACCAGCAAGCCCTTCGGCCTCTTCTCCGGCGAGTTCGCGCGGCGCCACGGGTTCCACCTCCTGGGCACGACGTCGACGTGGCTCCTCCTGGACATCGCCTACTACTCCCAGAACCTGTTCCAGAAGGACATCTTCAGCGCCATCGGGTGGATCCCGGAGGCGAAGACGATGAGCGCGCTGGACGAGCTGTACCACATCGCGCGCGCGCAGACGCTGATCGCGCTGTGCGGGACGGTGCCGGGCTACTGGTTCACGGTGGCGCTGATCGACGTGGTCGGGCGGTTCAAGATCCAGGCGGCGGGGTTCTTCATGATGACGGCGTTCATGCTGGCGCTGGCGGTGCCGTACGACCactggacggcggcggggaaccAGATCGGGTTCGTGGTGCTGTACGcgctcaccttcttcttctccaacttcGGGCCGAACGCGACGACGTTCATCGTGCCGGCGGAGATATACCCGGCGAGGCTGCGCGCGACGTGCCACGGGATAtcggcggcgtcggggaagGTGGGCGCGATCGTCGGGTCGTTCGGGTTCCTGTACCTGGCGCAGAGCCCCGACccggccaaggcggcggcgcacggctacCCGCCGGGCATCGGCGTCCGCAACTCGCTCTTCGCACTCGCCGGCTGCAGCTTGCTCGGCTTCCTCCTCACCTTCCTTGTGCCGGAGCCCAAGGGCAAGTCGCTCGAGGAGATGTCACGGGAGAACGAGGTCGGCCAGCCGTGA
- the LOC127767668 gene encoding uncharacterized protein LOC127767668 — protein sequence MASSSAAAATYRCAECGADLNLTAAQLYPEGVYFEAGNKGTLSFSWVDESRLRFAPEDKIRPFFETLNYWGIQRKRTRISCDACGRLLGYVYDDGPPAMDGTGQFGMGPSQVIPRRPRYRIKTKAVTVANPPATAPYR from the coding sequence ATGGCGtcctcatcggcggcggcggcgacgtacCGGTGCGCGGAGTGCGGGGCGGACCTGAACCTGACGGCGGCGCAGCTATACCCGGAGGGTGTCTACTTCGAGGCCGGCAACAAGGGGACGCTCTCCTTCTCGTGGGTGGACGAGTCGCGGCTGCGGTTCGCGCCGGAGGACAAGATCCGCCCCTTCTTCGAGACGCTCAACTACTGGGGGATCCAGCGGAAGCGCACCCGCATCAGCTGCGACGCCtgcggccgcctcctcggctACGTCTACGACGACGGGCCGCCGGCCATGGACGGCACCGGCCAGTTCGGGATGGGCCCCAGCCAGGTCATCCCTCGCCGGCCGAGGTACCGGATCAAGACCAAGGCCGTCACCGTGGCCAATCCTCCGGCTACCGCACCGTACAGATGA